From the genome of Candidatus Defluviilinea proxima:
GTCCGCAAGTGCGTGGGATTACTGGCACAACGCCCCTCGCCACTGCCCATGTCCATTTACGAGAATGTCGTCTATGGCATGCACATTCATAAACTAAAGAAAGACCGCACAGACTATAAAGCGGCGGTAAAACATTATCTTGAAATCGCAGGCTTATGGGAGGAAGTGCATAAGAGATTGCATGATCCTGCCACCAGCCTTTCCATCGGACAACAACAACGACTCTGCCTTGCGCGCGGGCTGGCAGTGGAACCAGAGATCATCCTCGGCGACGAACCTACCTCCGCGCTGGACCCGATCTCATCACAGAACATCGAGGCGCGTTTGTTGGAGTTGAAAAATCAATACACCACCGTGATCGTGACCCACACGTTGCGGCAAGCCAAACGCCTCGCGGACTATGTTATCTACATGTATATGGGTGAAGTGGTCGAATCAGGCCCCGCGCAGGAAGTGTTCAACAACCCGCAACATAAACGCACAAAACAGTATCTTGAGGGATTGTTCTAAGATTAGAGCGATTCGACCCTACGAGATGATTAGCCACAGAACGCTCAGAAGAAAATCCCTGGGCATTCTGTGGCTAACATTTTAAAAGCGTCTTTCCTAAAGCAGTTATAATCATTTGTATGAAACATTTTCGAGTTTTACTTCTGTCTTTGATCTGTTTTATGCTTTTCTCGCAAGTATCTGCGCAATCGGACAAGCCGCTCGCCCTCGTGATGAC
Proteins encoded in this window:
- a CDS encoding phosphate ABC transporter ATP-binding protein, giving the protein MDTHIQVKNLNAFYGKQQALKDINIEIPKKQITVIMGPSGCGKTTLLKTFNRFFELTEGTQIHGDVLIDGQDIYENDVDVTEVRKCVGLLAQRPSPLPMSIYENVVYGMHIHKLKKDRTDYKAAVKHYLEIAGLWEEVHKRLHDPATSLSIGQQQRLCLARGLAVEPEIILGDEPTSALDPISSQNIEARLLELKNQYTTVIVTHTLRQAKRLADYVIYMYMGEVVESGPAQEVFNNPQHKRTKQYLEGLF